Proteins co-encoded in one Malus domestica chromosome 09, GDT2T_hap1 genomic window:
- the LOC139187765 gene encoding 7-deoxyloganetin glucosyltransferase-like yields the protein MDATTEVTKPHAVCIPVPTQSHIKAMLKFAKLLHSRGFHITFVNAEFNHKRFLKSLGPDSLDGLPDFRFEAVPDGLPDSDDDATQDLTLLADSVRKQNFLAPFRGLLNKLNHAISTSRSGNS from the coding sequence ATGGATGCCACAACAGAAGTTACTAAGCCTCACGCTGTTTGCATTCCAGTTCCGACTCAAAGCCATATCAAGGCAATGCTTAAATTCGCAAAACTCCTGCACAGTAGAGGTTTTCATATTACCTTTGTCAACGCGGAGTTCAATCACAAGCGGTTTCTTAAATCTTTAGGACCTGACTCCCTAGATGGCTTGCCTGATTTCCGGTTCGAAGCCGTCCCAGATGGCCTTCCAGATTCAGATGACGATGCCACCCAAGATCTCACTTTGCTTGCTGACTCTGTTAGAAAACAGAATTTCTTGGCTCCCTTTCGTGGCCTCCTCAATAAACTCAACCATGCTATATCAACATCTAGgtctggcaattcctga
- the LOC139187766 gene encoding uncharacterized protein, producing the protein MTLVQRFRKPDLFITMTCNPSWEEIKSELLAGQTPQDHPDLLTKVFRAKLEQLKEDIIEKRVLGNVVAYAYVIEFQKRGLPHVHMLVVLDENDKINNPDEYDRIVRAEIPNEDVEPQLYNVVLKHMIPGPCGIHNPQSPCMKNGRCKRKYPKPFAPVTVQGNDSYPIYQRRGNRLPIFLDRQGNIMVDNSWAIPYNPWLLLRYDCHINVEICASIKSVKYLYKYVYKGPDRVTVKVQSHHEYDEIKQFQDARWVCAPEALWKIFKFIINRIYPSVERFQIHLPNMHQVQFRADESIINILHDESTRKIMLTEFFTLNHVDAEARRYVYMEIPSHYRWIQAQRKWSKRMNCNKVIGRIYAVSPAEGEKFYLRILLNHVRGPTSFTNLRTVNGVLHPTFKQAAEQ; encoded by the coding sequence ATGACTCTGGTTCAAAGATTCAGAAAGCCAGATCTTTTTATTACCATGACATGTAACCCAAGTTGGGAAGAAATCAAAAGTGAATTACTCGCTGGACAAACTCCACAAGATCATCCTGACTTACTCACTAAAGTATTTCGTGCAAAACTTGAGCAACTAAAAGAAGACATCATTGAAAAGAGGGTACTGGGCAATGTTGTTGCCTACGCATACGTTATTGAGTTTCAGAAACGTGGTCTTCCACATGTGCATATGCTGGTGGTGTTAGATGAAAATGATAAGATCAATAACCCAGATGAGTATGACCGAATTGTTAGAGCTGAAATACCAAACGAAGACGTAGAGCCTCAACTTTACAATGTGGTGTTAAAGCATATGATTCCTGGCCCATGTGGGATTCATAATCCTCAATCTCCATGTATGAAAAATGGGAGATGTAAGAGAAAGTATCCCAAACCATTTGCACCAGTCACTGTTCAAGGGAATGATTCGTATCCAATTTATCAAAGGCGAGGAAATCGATTGCCCATCTTTCTTGATCGACAAGGAAACATAATGGTTGATAATAGTTGGGCCATTCCATATAATCCATGGTTGCTGTTAAGGTATGATTGTCATATCAATGTTGAAATTTGTGCAAGCATAAAAAGTGTCAAGTACTTATATAAGTATGTTTACAAAGGCCCAGATAGAGTGACAGTCAAAGTGCAATCACACCATGAATACGATGAAATAAAGCAGTTTCAGGATGCAAGATGGGTTTGCGCACCAGAGGCATTATGGAAGATATTCAAGTTCATTATTAATCGAATTTACCCATCTGTTGAGCGATTTCAAATACATCTTCCTAATATGCACCAAGTTCAGTTTCGTGCCGACGAGAGCATAATAAATATTCTACATGATGAGAGTACAAGAAAGATAATGTTAACTGAATTTTTTACACTTAATCATGTGGATGCAGAAGCGCGACGGTACGTATACATGGAAATCCCATCACATTACAGATGGATTCAAGCTCAAAGAAAGTGGTCTAAAAGAATGAATTGTAACAAGGTTATTGGACGAATATATGCAGTTTCACCTGCTGAAGGTGAAAAATTTTACCTTCGGATTCTTCTTAATCATGTTAGAGGACCAACATCTTTCACAAACTTGAGAACAGTTAATGGGGTTTTGCATCCAACATTTAAGCAGGCAGCAGAACAATGA
- the LOC114826968 gene encoding protein TIFY 5A-like, with product MATSAPPLDSQKTPTDESNRGEPQITIFYNGQVFVCDVTELQARAIILLATREMRGGGTSSRWSSAVLLALRSKIYGPPGVSMKRSLRSFLQKRKQRSQAASPYNSTNNQ from the exons ATGGCCACTTCTGCACCACCATTAGATTCTCAGAAAACTCCAAC GGATGAGTCAAATCGGGGCGAACCACAGATTACCATTTTCTACAATGGACAAGTTTTTGTCTGCGACGTGACAGAACTTCAG GCTAGGGCTATTATTTTGTTGGCAACTAGGGAAATGCGAGGAGGAGGGACATCATCGAGGTGGTCCAGCGCAGTATTGCTTGCATTACGGTCTAAAATTTACGGGCCTCCAGGTGTGTCCATGAAGAGGTCTCTTCGAAGCTTCCtccaaaagagaaagcaaagaaGTCAAGCAGCTTCTCCATACAACTCCACCAACAATCAGTAA